A genomic region of Aeropyrum pernix K1 contains the following coding sequences:
- the sucD gene encoding succinate--CoA ligase subunit alpha — MAVLVDSETRVLVQGITGREGSFHAKAMLEYGTKVVAGVTPGKGGSEVHGVPVYDSVKEALAEHPEINTSIVFVPAPFAPDAVYEAVDAGIRLVVVITEGIPVHDTMRFVNYARQKGATIIGPNCPGAITPGQAKVGIMPGHIFKEGGVAVVSRSGTLTYEISYMLTRQGIGQSTVIGIGGDPIVGLSFTEALKLFQEDPQTEALVLIGEIGGDMEERAAEMIKKGEFTKPVIAYIAGRTAPPEKRMGHAGAIIMMGTGTYEGKVKALREAGVEVAETPFEVPELVRKALRR, encoded by the coding sequence TGGATAGCGAGACGAGGGTTCTCGTCCAGGGCATAACAGGCAGGGAGGGCTCCTTCCACGCCAAGGCCATGCTTGAGTACGGCACCAAAGTGGTTGCCGGCGTGACCCCCGGGAAGGGTGGCAGCGAGGTCCACGGCGTCCCGGTGTACGATAGTGTGAAGGAGGCTCTGGCCGAGCACCCGGAGATAAACACGAGCATAGTATTCGTCCCAGCACCCTTCGCGCCGGACGCAGTCTACGAGGCGGTGGACGCGGGGATAAGGCTTGTGGTGGTGATAACCGAGGGCATTCCAGTCCACGACACCATGAGGTTCGTGAACTACGCCAGGCAGAAGGGGGCCACCATCATAGGGCCGAACTGCCCCGGAGCCATAACCCCGGGCCAGGCCAAGGTGGGCATCATGCCGGGCCACATTTTCAAGGAGGGCGGTGTGGCCGTGGTCAGCAGGAGCGGGACCCTGACCTACGAGATAAGCTACATGCTGACAAGGCAGGGGATAGGCCAGTCCACGGTTATAGGGATAGGCGGCGACCCCATAGTAGGGCTGAGCTTCACAGAGGCCCTCAAGCTCTTCCAGGAGGACCCGCAGACGGAGGCCCTCGTGCTCATAGGCGAGATAGGCGGCGACATGGAGGAGAGGGCTGCGGAGATGATAAAGAAGGGGGAGTTCACCAAGCCCGTGATAGCCTACATAGCAGGGAGGACCGCCCCGCCGGAGAAGAGGATGGGCCACGCCGGGGCGATAATAATGATGGGCACGGGGACCTACGAGGGCAAGGTTAAGGCGCTTAGGGAGGCCGGCGTGGAGGTGGCGGAGACGCCCTTCGAGGTGCCGGAGCTGGTTAGGAAGGCTCTGAGGAGGTAG
- a CDS encoding DEAD/DEAH box helicase produces the protein MERELGPWRLTFRVRGWLSDEVFGEISRYARYLGRDRGYGLFRIDPERLRGNGLTLWDAIASLEDLGVAVEEDLEALKRAAEEALRVVLELRGGWVYISSRVMLKPILEEEGLSLPYDREARAYRAPPIMYPRLREAFERRGLKVEDRVFPPSSRSLPRPVRFTGELRDYQEEALEAWRKAGGRGVIVLPTGAGKTVVAIAAVAWAGVWSLIVVYTRDHVRQWIDAFRRFTDAHSLVGAYYGEEKRLAPITVTTYQTAYRHIDRLAPLFPFLVFDEAHHIPADKFKRIASASPAPYRMGLSATIEREDGRHEEVYSLVGGVVYSSSPGELTRKGYLAPFVIRRVKVELEEEEKRLYEDLKRKYRILARGRSFEKILEDARRGDPTAIEAIRVNTRMKEIVQLSESKIRAVEKLVREELSRGSKVIVFTQYRRQAEEIARRTGALLLHGGLERRVREATLAKFRALKAGALVVTTVGDEGLDIPDANVGILVSGTGSRRQFIQRLGRLLRPGEGKRAVLYEVIARGTGEELQSRRRRGRG, from the coding sequence GTGGAGAGGGAGCTGGGGCCTTGGAGGCTGACCTTCAGGGTTAGAGGGTGGCTGAGCGACGAAGTCTTCGGGGAGATCTCGCGCTACGCCCGCTACCTCGGGAGGGACAGGGGATACGGGCTCTTCAGGATAGACCCTGAGAGGCTGAGGGGTAACGGCCTCACACTCTGGGACGCTATCGCGTCCCTCGAGGACCTGGGCGTGGCGGTGGAGGAGGATCTAGAGGCGCTCAAGAGGGCTGCCGAAGAGGCCCTCCGGGTCGTCCTGGAGCTGAGGGGCGGCTGGGTCTACATAAGCAGCAGGGTCATGCTCAAGCCCATACTGGAGGAGGAGGGGCTGAGCCTCCCCTACGACAGGGAGGCGAGGGCCTACAGGGCGCCGCCCATAATGTACCCCCGCCTCAGGGAGGCGTTCGAGAGGAGGGGGCTCAAGGTCGAGGACAGGGTCTTCCCCCCCTCCTCCCGCAGCCTCCCCCGGCCCGTACGCTTCACAGGCGAGCTCAGGGACTACCAGGAGGAGGCTCTGGAGGCGTGGAGGAAGGCGGGGGGTCGGGGGGTTATAGTGCTGCCCACGGGGGCGGGGAAGACTGTAGTGGCCATAGCCGCTGTGGCCTGGGCTGGGGTGTGGAGCCTCATAGTCGTCTACACCAGGGACCACGTCCGCCAGTGGATAGACGCCTTCAGGAGGTTCACAGACGCCCACAGCCTGGTGGGGGCGTACTACGGGGAGGAGAAGAGGCTAGCCCCGATAACGGTCACCACGTACCAGACTGCGTACCGCCACATAGACAGGCTAGCCCCCCTCTTCCCCTTCCTAGTGTTCGACGAGGCCCACCACATCCCCGCTGACAAGTTCAAGAGGATAGCCTCAGCCAGCCCAGCCCCCTACAGGATGGGCCTCTCCGCCACCATAGAGCGGGAGGACGGGAGGCACGAGGAGGTCTACAGCCTGGTGGGCGGTGTTGTGTATAGCAGCAGCCCCGGCGAGCTGACCAGGAAGGGCTACCTAGCCCCCTTCGTTATAAGGAGGGTGAAGGTGGAGCTGGAGGAGGAGGAGAAGAGGCTCTACGAGGACCTGAAGAGGAAGTACAGGATCCTGGCCCGGGGGAGGAGCTTCGAGAAGATACTCGAGGACGCGAGGAGGGGAGACCCCACAGCCATCGAGGCTATAAGGGTGAACACGAGGATGAAGGAGATAGTCCAGCTGAGCGAGTCGAAGATCAGGGCTGTCGAGAAGCTGGTGAGGGAGGAGCTCTCCCGGGGCTCGAAGGTGATAGTGTTCACCCAGTACAGGAGGCAGGCCGAGGAGATAGCCAGGCGGACAGGCGCGCTCCTCCTCCACGGCGGGCTGGAGAGGAGGGTGAGGGAGGCGACCCTAGCCAAGTTCAGGGCCCTAAAGGCTGGAGCACTGGTGGTGACCACTGTCGGGGACGAGGGCCTCGACATACCCGACGCAAACGTCGGCATACTCGTCTCGGGGACAGGAAGTAGGAGGCAGTTCATACAGAGGCTTGGCCGCCTCCTCAGGCCCGGGGAGGGTAAGAGGGCTGTCCTCTACGAGGTTATAGCAAGGGGGACTGGGGAGGAGCTGCAGAGCAGGAGGAGAAGGGGGAGGGGGTAG
- the ftsY gene encoding signal recognition particle-docking protein FtsY, whose protein sequence is MFGRLREALNRASEHIARGIVDTLAYKELKPEDLEPVLDDILIDLVESDVALEAAESIVAGVKEGLTGYRVRRGEPVEKVVRDALRKALLTLLDPGPRPDLAAEARRRCGGRPLVILFLGVNGTGKTTTIAKVAYMLRKAGVTPVIAAADTFRAGAQEQLAVHAEKLGVPIVRGRYGGDPASVAYDAVKHAESRGFCAVLVDTAGRMHVDSNLVEELRKIVRVVKPDYKILVVDSLTGNDAVEQARLFDEAVGVDGVIVTKVDADPKGGTLVSVAHAIRKPILYIGTGQRYEDLRPFDPQKIVDQLLG, encoded by the coding sequence TTGTTTGGGAGGCTTAGGGAGGCTCTAAACAGGGCCTCAGAGCACATAGCCCGGGGGATAGTGGACACTCTCGCCTACAAGGAGCTGAAGCCTGAGGACCTCGAGCCGGTGCTGGACGATATCCTCATAGACCTGGTCGAGTCCGACGTAGCCCTCGAGGCGGCGGAGTCGATAGTGGCGGGCGTCAAGGAGGGGCTCACGGGCTACAGGGTGAGGCGGGGCGAGCCCGTGGAGAAGGTTGTCAGGGATGCCCTCAGGAAGGCGCTGCTAACGCTGCTCGACCCGGGGCCGAGGCCTGACCTCGCAGCCGAGGCTAGGCGGCGCTGCGGCGGGAGGCCCCTGGTCATACTGTTCCTGGGCGTCAACGGGACGGGGAAGACGACGACTATAGCGAAGGTGGCGTACATGCTGAGGAAGGCCGGGGTTACGCCGGTGATAGCCGCGGCCGACACCTTCAGGGCGGGCGCCCAGGAGCAGCTCGCCGTCCACGCGGAGAAGCTGGGCGTCCCCATAGTCCGGGGCCGATACGGCGGCGACCCGGCGAGTGTGGCATATGACGCTGTAAAGCATGCGGAGTCAAGGGGCTTCTGCGCCGTCCTCGTGGACACAGCCGGCAGGATGCACGTCGACAGCAACCTGGTTGAGGAGCTGAGGAAGATAGTCCGGGTTGTGAAGCCCGACTACAAGATACTCGTGGTCGACTCCCTCACCGGTAACGACGCTGTCGAGCAGGCGAGGCTCTTCGACGAGGCTGTCGGGGTGGACGGGGTTATAGTGACCAAGGTGGACGCCGACCCAAAGGGCGGCACCCTAGTCTCCGTGGCCCACGCCATAAGGAAGCCCATACTCTACATAGGCACGGGCCAGAGGTACGAGGACCTCAGGCCCTTCGACCCCCAGAAGATCGTGGACCAGCTCCTAGGGTAG
- a CDS encoding prefoldin subunit alpha family protein translates to MAQQMPSPEEIAAQLQMIRDQIAELQGVLAQLELRLRSVQAAKETVEKAAGQDGETLFPGDPELNTILKARLLEPGKAIVHLGLNVYAKLDTAKATEILAKKEDALKRSLETLKQELDKLSRTHDQYLQLLQALTAGQAAQQAGQQQKQGS, encoded by the coding sequence GTGGCGCAGCAGATGCCCAGCCCCGAGGAGATAGCCGCCCAGCTCCAGATGATAAGGGACCAGATAGCCGAGCTCCAGGGCGTCCTAGCCCAGCTCGAGCTCAGGCTCAGGAGCGTGCAGGCGGCGAAGGAGACCGTGGAGAAGGCCGCCGGCCAGGACGGGGAAACCCTGTTCCCCGGTGACCCCGAGCTCAACACGATACTTAAGGCCAGGCTGCTGGAGCCGGGCAAGGCGATTGTACACCTGGGCCTCAACGTCTACGCCAAGCTCGACACGGCAAAGGCCACCGAGATACTGGCCAAGAAGGAGGACGCCCTCAAAAGGAGTCTAGAGACGCTGAAGCAGGAGCTGGACAAGCTCTCGAGGACCCACGACCAGTACCTACAGCTGCTTCAAGCCCTCACCGCAGGCCAGGCCGCCCAGCAGGCGGGGCAGCAGCAGAAGCAGGGCTCCTAA
- the rpl18a gene encoding 50S ribosomal protein L18Ae has protein sequence MSEVKVYRVKGEMLISHDRYPEWRKFEVYVRALKREHALEKVYSDLGSRHKLRRKHIRIRSVEEVDPGEVEDLNIIRLASLERFVKTG, from the coding sequence GTGAGCGAGGTTAAGGTGTATAGGGTTAAGGGTGAGATGCTCATATCCCACGACAGGTACCCGGAGTGGAGGAAGTTCGAGGTCTATGTTAGGGCTCTGAAGCGGGAGCACGCACTGGAGAAGGTCTACTCCGACCTGGGGAGCAGGCACAAGCTGAGGAGGAAGCACATCAGGATTAGGAGCGTGGAGGAGGTGGACCCCGGGGAGGTTGAGGACCTCAACATAATAAGGCTGGCCTCGCTGGAGCGCTTCGTCAAGACGGGGTGA
- a CDS encoding translation initiation factor IF-6 gives MSNGGSFTVEKLSLYGNPNIGVYLTASDSYVLAPDDIGADDVRTISEVLGVAMERVVRLRVLGMRLVGVLTTGNSRGILLPEGVDREVELVRKALEGVEVGIVPTRSNALGNVIVCNDRACLASPGLEKEALKTVSDTLGVEVVEGSVAGVYTVGSAIVVTNRGGLAHPDASEEELKFLSDVFKVPFEAGTINFGVEFVRTGLVANSYGALVGEDTTGPEIARIQVALGGGVK, from the coding sequence ATGAGCAATGGCGGCAGCTTTACCGTGGAGAAGCTGAGCCTCTATGGCAACCCTAATATAGGCGTGTACCTAACCGCCTCCGACTCCTACGTGCTAGCCCCGGACGACATTGGGGCGGACGATGTCAGGACTATCTCCGAGGTCCTCGGGGTGGCTATGGAGCGGGTTGTGAGGCTCAGGGTTCTCGGTATGAGGCTGGTGGGCGTGCTGACCACGGGCAACAGCAGGGGGATCCTCCTGCCAGAGGGTGTTGACAGGGAGGTTGAGCTGGTTAGGAAGGCGCTGGAGGGTGTTGAGGTGGGTATAGTCCCCACTAGGAGCAACGCCCTCGGTAACGTTATCGTCTGCAACGACAGGGCCTGCCTAGCCTCGCCCGGGCTCGAGAAGGAGGCTTTGAAGACCGTCTCGGACACGCTGGGGGTCGAGGTTGTCGAGGGCTCGGTGGCGGGGGTTTACACCGTGGGCTCGGCTATAGTGGTGACCAACAGGGGAGGCCTGGCCCACCCGGACGCTAGCGAGGAGGAGCTCAAGTTCCTCTCAGACGTTTTTAAGGTGCCGTTCGAGGCCGGCACCATAAACTTCGGGGTCGAGTTCGTTAGGACCGGCCTGGTTGCGAACAGTTATGGGGCCCTGGTTGGAGAGGATACAACGGGCCCCGAGATAGCGCGTATACAGGTGGCCCTCGGAGGTGGAGTGAAGTGA
- a CDS encoding 50S ribosomal protein L31e: protein MPSEGTWVYVVNLRRVYWGRRTRRAIRAVRMVREFVRRHTKADEVVIDNELNNYIWSRSREKPPARVKIIVSIREEEPEEGGERIRKAVVRLAGRKLRPGRYKG from the coding sequence GTGCCCAGCGAGGGGACTTGGGTTTACGTGGTAAACCTCCGCCGCGTATACTGGGGTAGGAGGACTAGGAGGGCCATAAGGGCTGTGAGGATGGTGAGGGAGTTCGTCAGGCGCCACACCAAGGCGGACGAGGTCGTCATCGACAACGAGCTGAACAACTACATCTGGAGCAGGAGTAGGGAGAAGCCGCCGGCGAGGGTCAAGATAATAGTCTCTATAAGAGAGGAGGAGCCGGAGGAGGGTGGGGAGAGGATAAGGAAGGCGGTAGTAAGGCTGGCGGGCAGGAAGCTCAGGCCCGGCAGGTACAAGGGCTGA
- a CDS encoding 50S ribosomal protein L39e, with amino-acid sequence MARNKPLGRKLRLARALKSNRAIPVWVVIRTSRRIRFNLLRRHWRRSKLKV; translated from the coding sequence ATGGCTAGGAACAAGCCTCTGGGCAGGAAGCTCAGGCTCGCCAGAGCCCTCAAGTCAAACAGGGCCATACCCGTCTGGGTGGTCATAAGGACGAGTAGGAGGATAAGGTTCAACCTCCTGAGGAGGCACTGGAGGAGGAGCAAGCTGAAGGTCTAG
- a CDS encoding DNA-binding protein, producing MSYEYDDELEEIRRRKMLELQRRLEEERRREEEQARLRAQKDAILRRLLTSKARERLANLRLVRPEIAEAAENAVIQLVQTGRITPPVDDDTLVQILLELDRSTRRDFEIRIKRK from the coding sequence TTGTCCTACGAGTACGACGATGAGCTTGAGGAGATAAGGAGGAGGAAGATGCTGGAGCTCCAGCGCAGGCTCGAGGAGGAGAGGAGGAGAGAGGAGGAGCAGGCGAGGCTGAGGGCCCAGAAGGACGCGATACTGAGACGCCTCCTAACCAGCAAGGCGAGGGAGAGGCTAGCCAACCTGAGGCTCGTGAGGCCCGAGATAGCTGAGGCCGCGGAGAACGCGGTGATACAGCTAGTGCAGACCGGCAGGATAACGCCGCCGGTGGACGACGACACGCTGGTCCAGATACTCCTCGAGCTGGACAGGAGCACTAGGAGAGACTTCGAGATAAGGATAAAGAGGAAGTAG
- a CDS encoding 30S ribosomal protein S19e → MVNALEVPADLLIRRVARKLKEKYPQVKPPAWAYFAKTGPHKERPPTDRDWWYVRAASILRKLYKSPEPIGIETFRTIYGGRQNRGSAPEHFRKAGGSVPRKILQQLEEAGLVVKVPGRGRTISPAGRSLLDTTAREIMEELVKTRPELERYL, encoded by the coding sequence ATGGTCAACGCTCTAGAGGTGCCTGCAGACCTCCTGATAAGGAGGGTAGCCAGGAAGCTGAAGGAGAAGTACCCCCAGGTCAAGCCGCCAGCCTGGGCCTACTTCGCCAAGACGGGGCCCCACAAGGAGAGGCCCCCCACGGACAGGGACTGGTGGTACGTAAGGGCCGCCAGCATACTGAGGAAGCTCTACAAGAGCCCCGAGCCGATAGGGATAGAGACGTTCCGAACCATATACGGGGGCAGGCAGAACAGGGGGTCGGCGCCAGAGCACTTCAGGAAGGCCGGGGGGAGCGTGCCCCGCAAGATACTCCAGCAGCTCGAGGAGGCAGGGCTCGTGGTGAAGGTGCCCGGGAGGGGGAGGACTATATCGCCCGCTGGGAGAAGCCTCCTCGACACCACCGCCAGGGAGATAATGGAGGAGCTCGTCAAGACCAGGCCCGAGCTGGAGAGGTACCTCTAG
- a CDS encoding YhbY family RNA-binding protein, with the protein MIIGKAGVTREVLREIDARLEKKEVVKVKMLKTALKREEGGRRELARRVAGSLGARLMGVRGYTFILYRPRRGGSKVKRPSRRLLGSWVE; encoded by the coding sequence GTGATAATAGGCAAGGCGGGGGTCACCAGGGAGGTCCTAAGGGAGATTGACGCCAGGCTCGAGAAGAAGGAGGTTGTCAAGGTTAAGATGCTGAAGACCGCCCTCAAGAGGGAGGAGGGCGGTAGGAGGGAGTTGGCGAGGAGGGTTGCAGGCAGCCTCGGCGCCAGGCTCATGGGCGTCAGGGGCTACACCTTCATACTCTACAGGCCCAGGAGGGGCGGCAGTAAGGTTAAAAGGCCGAGCAGGAGACTCCTTGGGTCCTGGGTGGAGTAG
- a CDS encoding ribonuclease P protein component 4, which yields MKSRRSRCRRSFTTLVRREEERLARWALELARRGLTGEARRVAEQLFQLAASTRVRPPRRVKRLFCKNCRTPLIPGLTARVRLRSQGGMSYTVVTCLSCGWIHRYPYRKGPRGGAPISPPAAEYGSGGRDSGEREDKGPQGPPRQGGRDNRQGGGHQGGPKGD from the coding sequence TTGAAGAGCCGGCGGAGCAGGTGTAGGAGGAGCTTCACCACCCTAGTCAGGAGGGAGGAGGAGAGGCTGGCCCGCTGGGCCCTGGAGCTGGCCCGCAGGGGCCTCACGGGCGAGGCTAGGAGGGTCGCGGAGCAGCTCTTCCAGCTGGCCGCCTCCACCAGGGTCAGGCCGCCCAGGAGGGTGAAGAGGCTCTTCTGCAAGAACTGCAGAACACCCCTCATACCAGGCCTCACCGCCAGGGTCAGGCTCAGGAGCCAGGGGGGCATGTCATACACGGTAGTCACCTGCCTAAGCTGCGGCTGGATACACAGGTACCCCTACAGGAAGGGCCCCCGGGGCGGGGCGCCTATATCCCCGCCGGCCGCGGAATACGGTTCAGGAGGGAGGGATAGTGGAGAGCGTGAGGACAAGGGTCCGCAGGGCCCACCACGGCAGGGCGGACGTGATAATAGGCAAGGCGGGGGTCACCAGGGAGGTCCTAAGGGAGATTGA
- a CDS encoding ATP-dependent DNA ligase — protein sequence MPFKPVAEAFASMERITSRTQLTLLLTRLFKSTPPGAIGIVVYLIQGKLGPDWKGLPELGVGEKLLVKAIALAYKATEERVERLYKSVGDLGSVAERLSREYRSRAARAVTLEAFMAGGGEALTVRRVYNTLYRIAMAQGEGSRDIKLRLLAGLLADAEPVEAKYIVRFVEGRLRVGVGDATVLDALAMAFGGGAHARPVIERAYNLRADLGYIAEVVAREGVDALRGVKPQVGVPIRPMLAERGRDPAEILRKVGGRAVVEYKYDGERAQIHKKDGEVYIYSRRLENITRMFPDVVEMARKGLKAGEAIVEGEIVAVDPDNYEIQPFQVLMQRKRKHDIHRVMREVPVAVFLFDALYVDGEDLTSKPLPERRRRLKEIVVETPLWRLAESIETSDPEELWTFFLKAIEEGAEGVMVKAVHRDSVYTAGVRGWLWVKLKRDYKSEMMDTVDLVVVGAFYGRGKRGGKLSSLLMAAYDPDRDVFPTVCKVATGFTDEELDRMNEMLKKHIIPRKHPRVESRIEPDVWVEPALVAEILGAELTLSPMHTCCLNTVRPGVGISIRFPRFIRWRDDKSPEDATTTHELLEMYKRQLRRVEEPAEQV from the coding sequence ATGCCTTTCAAGCCCGTGGCTGAGGCCTTCGCCTCCATGGAGAGGATAACCTCTAGGACGCAGCTCACCCTCCTCCTCACAAGGCTCTTCAAGTCCACGCCCCCGGGGGCGATCGGTATTGTGGTGTACCTGATCCAGGGGAAGCTGGGGCCCGACTGGAAGGGGCTGCCGGAGCTGGGTGTCGGGGAGAAGCTGCTTGTAAAGGCCATAGCCCTGGCTTACAAGGCCACTGAGGAGAGGGTTGAGAGGCTCTACAAGTCTGTAGGCGACCTGGGGAGTGTGGCCGAGAGGCTGTCGCGGGAGTACCGCTCCCGGGCTGCCAGGGCCGTCACCCTGGAGGCGTTCATGGCGGGAGGGGGGGAGGCGCTGACTGTGAGGAGGGTTTACAACACGCTGTACAGGATAGCCATGGCGCAGGGTGAGGGGAGCAGGGACATCAAGCTTAGGCTGCTGGCCGGCCTCCTGGCGGACGCCGAGCCCGTGGAGGCGAAGTATATTGTGAGGTTTGTGGAGGGGAGGCTGAGGGTGGGTGTTGGGGACGCGACCGTCCTCGACGCCCTCGCCATGGCCTTCGGCGGCGGGGCCCACGCGAGGCCCGTTATAGAGAGGGCCTACAACCTCAGGGCCGACCTAGGCTACATAGCGGAGGTCGTGGCCAGGGAGGGTGTTGATGCGCTGAGGGGTGTGAAGCCCCAGGTCGGCGTTCCTATAAGGCCGATGCTGGCCGAGAGGGGGAGGGACCCGGCTGAGATACTCAGGAAGGTGGGGGGCAGGGCTGTCGTCGAGTATAAGTACGATGGGGAGAGGGCGCAGATACACAAGAAGGACGGGGAGGTCTACATCTACTCGAGGAGGCTTGAGAACATAACCAGGATGTTCCCCGACGTGGTTGAGATGGCGAGGAAGGGCCTCAAAGCCGGGGAGGCTATAGTCGAGGGGGAGATAGTGGCCGTAGACCCAGACAACTATGAGATACAGCCCTTCCAGGTCCTCATGCAGAGGAAGAGGAAGCACGACATACACAGGGTCATGAGGGAGGTGCCCGTCGCCGTCTTCCTCTTCGACGCCCTCTACGTGGACGGCGAGGACCTCACAAGCAAACCCCTCCCCGAGAGGCGCAGGAGGCTCAAGGAGATAGTTGTGGAGACGCCCCTCTGGAGGCTGGCGGAGTCCATCGAGACCAGCGACCCCGAGGAGCTGTGGACCTTCTTCCTGAAGGCCATAGAGGAGGGGGCCGAGGGCGTCATGGTCAAGGCCGTCCACAGGGACTCAGTCTACACCGCGGGCGTAAGGGGGTGGCTGTGGGTCAAGCTGAAGAGGGATTACAAGAGCGAGATGATGGACACGGTGGACCTCGTAGTGGTGGGCGCCTTCTACGGCAGGGGGAAGAGGGGCGGGAAGCTCAGCAGCCTGCTCATGGCCGCCTACGACCCAGACAGGGACGTGTTCCCCACCGTCTGCAAGGTGGCCACAGGGTTCACGGACGAGGAGCTGGACAGGATGAACGAGATGCTGAAGAAGCACATCATACCCAGGAAGCACCCGAGGGTAGAGTCGAGGATAGAGCCTGACGTGTGGGTGGAGCCCGCCCTCGTGGCGGAGATACTGGGCGCCGAGCTCACCCTCTCACCAATGCACACCTGCTGCCTCAACACTGTGAGGCCGGGGGTGGGGATAAGCATAAGGTTCCCCAGGTTCATAAGGTGGAGGGACGACAAGAGTCCGGAGGACGCGACAACAACCCACGAGCTGCTCGAGATGTACAAGAGGCAGTTGAGGAGGGTTGAAGAGCCGGCGGAGCAGGTGTAG
- a CDS encoding RsmB/NOP family class I SAM-dependent RNA methyltransferase, whose product MTSPAPLCGTSIAYDAGLAEVLEASSGPLCSLLASLERPPPRLYVRVNTLKVGVDRYLEMLRGVGLEFRVDEDIPEAIWHPVEGPFSWEFRGKRVVADKVASESVLMGSDLYAPGVVYARGVERGDEVVIVAPNGRVVGGGVAVMSWREMRRAGRGLAVRVTKPIYRAPRVSELPGFREGLVYGQSVTSMYVARALDPRPGWVVVDLNAAPGGKVSHVAQLAGREAVIVAIDRPSKVGRLRETLERLGAGWVRVVGGDSRRASRLLPGLAGRVDAVLVDPPCTNIGVIPKVFDVKTLRDSAAASRYQWMFVEEAWRLLRRGGLLAYSTCTLSSLENELIVARAEELGFRLTWSWGLRPSRGRRSWLGFRWEPHRDGTPGFFLAILEKP is encoded by the coding sequence ATGACCTCCCCCGCGCCCCTCTGTGGCACTAGTATAGCGTATGACGCTGGCCTCGCCGAGGTCCTCGAGGCCTCCTCCGGGCCCCTATGCAGCCTGCTAGCCAGCCTGGAGAGGCCTCCTCCCAGGCTTTACGTTAGGGTTAACACGCTGAAGGTCGGTGTAGACCGCTACCTGGAGATGCTGAGGGGTGTGGGGCTGGAGTTTAGGGTTGACGAGGATATTCCAGAGGCCATTTGGCACCCTGTGGAGGGGCCCTTCTCCTGGGAGTTCAGGGGGAAGAGGGTTGTCGCCGACAAGGTGGCCAGCGAGAGCGTCCTCATGGGCAGCGACCTCTACGCGCCGGGGGTGGTTTACGCCAGGGGTGTTGAGAGGGGTGACGAGGTTGTTATTGTGGCGCCGAACGGGAGGGTCGTTGGCGGCGGCGTTGCTGTTATGTCGTGGCGAGAGATGAGGAGGGCTGGCAGGGGCCTGGCTGTGAGGGTGACGAAGCCGATATACAGGGCTCCCAGGGTCTCGGAGCTTCCGGGGTTCAGGGAGGGCCTGGTGTACGGTCAGAGCGTCACCTCGATGTACGTGGCCAGGGCTCTCGACCCGAGGCCGGGGTGGGTTGTGGTCGACTTAAACGCCGCCCCCGGGGGGAAGGTTAGCCACGTCGCCCAGCTGGCGGGGAGGGAGGCGGTGATAGTGGCTATAGACAGGCCGAGCAAGGTTGGGAGGCTGAGGGAGACTCTGGAGAGGCTGGGGGCCGGGTGGGTGAGGGTGGTGGGGGGAGATAGCAGGAGGGCCTCCCGCCTCCTACCCGGGCTGGCGGGGAGGGTTGATGCGGTCCTCGTCGACCCTCCGTGCACGAACATAGGCGTCATACCCAAGGTGTTCGACGTCAAGACCCTCAGGGACAGCGCCGCCGCATCCCGCTACCAGTGGATGTTCGTGGAGGAGGCCTGGAGGCTCCTGAGGAGGGGGGGCCTGCTGGCCTACTCCACCTGCACCCTCTCCAGCCTGGAGAACGAGCTTATAGTAGCGAGGGCGGAGGAGCTGGGCTTCAGGCTCACATGGAGCTGGGGGTTGCGGCCGAGCAGGGGGAGGAGGAGCTGGCTGGGGTTCAGGTGGGAGCCGCACAGGGACGGGACGCCCGGCTTCTTCCTCGCGATACTCGAGAAGCCCTAG
- a CDS encoding NOB1 family endonuclease, giving the protein MRGSTQGCSPTGREAIVLDTGAFIAGKAAALPGRLATPPRVLEEVRDRGSRSLLELLQSTGRLEVLAPSTRALERAREEARRAGVLGRLSGADLEVLALALDLAWQGCRVAVATDDYTLQRLAARLGLGVVRLRYRGAV; this is encoded by the coding sequence TAGGGAGGCCATAGTCCTCGACACCGGCGCATTCATAGCGGGGAAGGCGGCGGCCCTCCCCGGGAGGCTCGCCACGCCCCCCAGGGTCCTGGAGGAGGTTAGGGACCGGGGTAGCAGGTCGCTGCTGGAGCTGCTCCAATCGACGGGCAGGCTCGAGGTCCTCGCCCCCAGCACCCGCGCCCTGGAGAGGGCTAGGGAGGAGGCCAGGAGGGCCGGCGTCCTGGGGAGGCTCAGCGGGGCGGACCTCGAGGTCCTCGCCCTCGCCCTGGACCTGGCCTGGCAGGGCTGCAGGGTGGCGGTGGCGACAGACGACTACACCCTCCAGAGGCTGGCCGCCAGGCTGGGGCTGGGGGTGGTGAGGCTGAGGTACCGGGGGGCTGTCTAG